One Psychromonas sp. psych-6C06 DNA window includes the following coding sequences:
- a CDS encoding ABC transporter ATP-binding protein, protein MSALVIKNLNCFYQGYQQQNHILKNLHLTLQDNEIVCLLGESGCGKTTLLRAVSGLQSELSGNISINGNVVNDDNVNMPPEKRKVGLIFQDYALFPHLSVFDNIAFSLQKMRFDEKKKRVENVLSLVQLSEYAQRFPHQLSGGQQQRIAIARALAYQPELMLLDEPFSNLDQHVRFQLIKEIRLLLKKHQMSALFVTHSKEEGFAFADKIALMQAGKIIQIGAPQELYSYPNSRYVADFMGQSNYIDVQVLTENSFKSDLGVFVSDNITQYQQGDALQLLLRPEQIAINASTDGEATIADIDFLGAFQQFTVSFKGQLYIVKQSNLQENFQVGDKVTLSILNHHFVLFSQ, encoded by the coding sequence ATGTCTGCGTTAGTAATTAAAAATTTGAACTGCTTTTATCAAGGTTATCAGCAACAAAATCATATTTTAAAAAACCTTCATCTTACGTTACAAGACAATGAAATTGTTTGCTTACTTGGCGAGAGTGGTTGTGGGAAAACGACATTATTACGGGCTGTATCTGGATTACAGTCGGAGTTGAGTGGCAATATCAGTATCAATGGCAATGTGGTTAATGACGATAACGTCAATATGCCACCAGAAAAACGTAAAGTAGGGTTAATCTTTCAGGATTATGCACTTTTTCCACACCTTAGCGTATTTGATAACATTGCTTTTTCGTTACAAAAAATGCGTTTTGATGAAAAGAAAAAACGCGTCGAGAATGTGTTGTCATTGGTACAATTGAGTGAGTATGCACAGCGCTTCCCTCATCAACTTTCAGGGGGGCAGCAACAACGAATTGCGATTGCACGTGCTTTAGCATACCAACCGGAGTTGATGTTGTTAGATGAGCCTTTTTCAAATCTTGACCAACATGTTCGTTTTCAGCTGATTAAAGAGATTCGATTATTACTTAAAAAGCACCAAATGAGCGCATTGTTTGTAACGCACTCAAAAGAGGAAGGTTTTGCTTTTGCAGACAAAATTGCATTAATGCAGGCCGGAAAAATTATCCAGATAGGTGCACCGCAGGAACTCTATAGTTATCCTAATTCGCGTTATGTTGCTGATTTTATGGGACAGAGTAATTACATTGATGTACAGGTATTAACTGAAAATAGCTTTAAGTCTGATTTGGGGGTATTTGTCAGTGACAATATTACTCAATATCAACAGGGGGATGCGTTACAACTATTATTACGCCCAGAGCAGATTGCAATTAATGCTTCTACAGATGGTGAAGCAACGATTGCTGATATTGACTTTTTAGGAGCATTTCAGCAGTTTACGGTAAGCTTTAAAGGTCAGCTTTATATCGTTAAGCAGAGTAATTTGCAGGAAAATTTTCAAGTTGGAGATAAGGTGACGCTGTCGATTCTTAATCACCATTTTGTGTTGTTTAGCCAATAA
- a CDS encoding iron ABC transporter permease, with translation MSAFSVDESGSFQHLIDTVLLDYTLTTLGVIAGVLLLSFCFALPSAWFIACCDFPSRSLLQWCLMLPLAIPPYIVAIVYTDLLDFSGPIQRFLREFMHWQSVSDYYFPDIRTANGAIVILALTLYPYLYLLLRGAFLGQSGGLFQAARTLGLSPLQAFKRVSFPLSRSAMAVGLSLIAMETLGDFATVNYFAVNTLTTAVYDTWLELGSLTTAAKISSLMLLALVILISLENHSRRKQKIYQRSGATHTELRFQLFGWHRWAVLGFLWGLLFFAFLLPLCALLSYAVHYFSVSLNEELWQYTLNSFWLASIVASIALIIALFVNFYQRLSPGLFAKMCIRLSSLGYAVPGTVVAIGVLIPFTSLDLWFNRQLVEFGFSRVGLLFSGTLFILVVGYLVRFSAIAVGSIDSSLAQVSPSLDLASRSLGQTAGQTIRRVNLPLIKKGMLTAFILVFIEAMKELPTALLLRPFNFETLATYVYQFVSDEMIEYAALPALLIVLIGLVPFIVVNRLLEKAS, from the coding sequence ATGAGTGCTTTTTCCGTTGATGAGAGTGGCAGTTTTCAGCACCTTATCGATACTGTCCTTCTTGATTACACACTGACTACCCTCGGCGTTATCGCTGGCGTTTTATTATTAAGCTTTTGCTTTGCATTACCCAGCGCTTGGTTTATTGCTTGTTGTGATTTTCCTAGCCGTTCGCTGTTGCAATGGTGCTTGATGCTTCCTCTCGCTATTCCGCCTTATATTGTTGCTATTGTGTATACAGACCTATTGGACTTTAGTGGGCCGATTCAGCGTTTTTTACGTGAATTCATGCACTGGCAATCAGTGAGTGATTATTACTTTCCCGATATTCGCACTGCTAATGGTGCCATCGTTATTTTAGCCTTAACGCTTTATCCTTATTTATATCTCCTGTTGCGTGGTGCATTTCTTGGTCAGTCGGGTGGACTATTTCAAGCTGCTAGAACTTTAGGTCTTTCTCCATTACAAGCTTTTAAGCGTGTTTCATTTCCGCTGTCACGTTCGGCAATGGCGGTTGGTTTATCGCTGATTGCAATGGAAACATTAGGAGACTTTGCAACGGTTAATTACTTTGCCGTGAATACCCTCACTACAGCGGTTTATGATACGTGGTTAGAGCTGGGTAGTTTAACAACTGCCGCTAAAATATCTTCGCTAATGTTACTTGCGTTAGTTATTCTAATTAGCCTAGAAAACCATAGTCGGCGTAAACAAAAAATTTATCAGAGAAGTGGTGCAACTCATACGGAGTTGCGCTTTCAGTTGTTTGGCTGGCATCGCTGGGCTGTTTTAGGCTTTTTATGGGGATTACTCTTTTTTGCATTCTTATTGCCACTGTGTGCGCTTCTCTCTTATGCAGTTCATTATTTTTCTGTATCGCTTAATGAAGAGCTTTGGCAATATACGTTAAATAGTTTTTGGCTGGCGAGCATCGTTGCTTCAATCGCGCTTATTATTGCCCTTTTTGTTAATTTTTATCAGCGCTTATCGCCCGGATTATTCGCTAAAATGTGTATTCGCCTTTCTTCATTAGGTTATGCCGTGCCGGGGACTGTTGTGGCGATTGGTGTGTTGATCCCTTTTACCAGTTTAGATTTGTGGTTTAACCGGCAACTTGTTGAGTTTGGTTTTTCACGTGTTGGTTTACTCTTTTCTGGTACGTTGTTTATCTTGGTGGTCGGTTATTTAGTCCGTTTTAGTGCGATAGCAGTGGGAAGTATCGATAGTAGTTTAGCGCAAGTTTCCCCTTCGTTAGATCTTGCATCTCGCTCACTCGGCCAAACGGCTGGACAAACAATTCGCCGAGTTAACCTTCCATTAATTAAAAAAGGGATGTTAACGGCTTTTATCTTAGTATTTATAGAGGCGATGAAAGAGTTACCTACAGCCCTTTTATTACGTCCATTTAACTTTGAAACCTTGGCTACCTATGTTTATCAATTTGTCTCCGATGAGATGATTGAATATGCTGCGTTGCCTGCATTACTTATTGTATTAATTGGCCTAGTGCCCTTTATTGTTGTCAATCGTTTGTTAGAGAAGGCCAGTTAA
- a CDS encoding Fe(3+) ABC transporter substrate-binding protein yields MSPKKLFARSLTMLALTATSLTAIAEEVNVYSFRQAFLIEPIMEKFTKETGVKVNILFAKKGLIERVKREGELSPADLVLTTDISRLVKLTSQDLTQTVNSDTLNKNIPTQYRDPDNQWFALTTRVRNIYSSADRVGPVDITYQDLAKPEFKGKICTRSGKHPYNVSLVASVIAHEGEENAKVWLEKVKENLARKPQGNDRAQVKAVKDGLCDYALGNNYYLGKMLENPKQVSWAEAVSINFPNQKTTGSHVNVSGVVLAKYAPNKDNAIKLMEFLSGDTAQQMYAEVNYEYPVKVGVQPSKLVASWGEFKADVLPLADIAKQHKAAVKLLDEVKFDL; encoded by the coding sequence ATGTCACCAAAAAAACTATTTGCTCGTAGCCTTACGATGCTTGCTCTTACTGCAACTTCACTTACAGCAATTGCTGAAGAAGTGAATGTTTATTCTTTCCGTCAAGCTTTCTTAATTGAGCCTATTATGGAGAAGTTTACAAAAGAAACTGGCGTTAAAGTAAATATTTTATTTGCTAAAAAAGGTTTAATCGAGCGTGTTAAACGTGAAGGTGAACTTTCACCTGCTGATTTGGTATTAACAACTGACATTAGCCGTCTTGTTAAACTAACTAGCCAAGATTTAACTCAGACTGTAAACAGTGATACATTAAATAAAAACATACCAACTCAATATCGTGATCCAGATAATCAGTGGTTTGCTTTAACAACCCGCGTGCGTAATATCTATTCTTCTGCAGATCGTGTTGGCCCTGTTGATATCACTTACCAAGATCTTGCTAAACCAGAATTCAAAGGCAAAATTTGTACACGTTCAGGCAAACATCCATACAATGTATCATTAGTTGCGTCTGTGATTGCACATGAAGGTGAAGAGAATGCCAAGGTATGGCTTGAAAAAGTAAAAGAAAACCTTGCGCGTAAACCACAAGGTAACGATCGTGCTCAAGTAAAAGCAGTAAAAGATGGCCTGTGTGATTATGCACTAGGTAATAACTATTACTTAGGTAAAATGCTAGAAAATCCAAAGCAGGTTAGTTGGGCTGAAGCGGTAAGTATCAACTTCCCTAATCAAAAGACAACCGGTTCACATGTTAATGTAAGTGGTGTTGTTTTAGCTAAATATGCACCAAACAAAGATAATGCAATCAAATTGATGGAATTTTTATCGGGTGATACTGCTCAGCAGATGTATGCTGAAGTAAATTATGAATACCCAGTAAAAGTAGGTGTACAACCTTCAAAATTAGTTGCATCATGGGGCGAATTTAAAGCAGATGTTTTACCGCTGGCTGATATTGCTAAGCAACATAAAGCAGCAGTTAAACTATTGGATGAAGTGAAGTTTGATCTCTAA
- a CDS encoding PTS transporter subunit EIIB, protein MEQTVQEVINAVGGSNNISSCTNCMTRLRLTLNDDSNVDRAKVKAISGVFGIIEADEQFQIVLGPGKAQKAADTLNKLVA, encoded by the coding sequence ATGGAACAAACAGTTCAAGAAGTGATTAATGCGGTCGGTGGCTCAAACAATATTAGTAGTTGTACAAATTGCATGACACGTCTGCGTTTAACGCTGAATGATGATAGCAATGTTGATCGTGCTAAAGTAAAAGCTATTTCAGGAGTATTTGGCATTATAGAGGCGGATGAGCAATTTCAAATCGTACTCGGTCCTGGAAAAGCGCAAAAAGCGGCAGATACACTTAATAAGTTAGTTGCTTAA
- a CDS encoding sigma-54 dependent transcriptional regulator, which yields MSQGKLLVVEDDAGLREALIDTLLLAGYHCVEVDSGEAALITLNQQKFDMVISDIQMGGMSGLTLLQNIKDKFPTLPVLLMTAYATIDDAVNAIRDGAIDYLAKPFSPEVLMSQVSRYVPVNKVESCTPIYGDASTAKMFKMAEKVAQSDASVMITGPSGSGKEVLSRYLHDQSSRNEQPFIAINCGAIPDSMLESTLFGYEKGAFTGAVQACPGKFEQAQNGTILLDEITEMPLDLQVKLLRVLQEREVERLGSRKTIKLNIRVLATSNRDVKKAVDEGLFREDLYYRLNVFPLQWLPLNKRRGDILPLSEHLLSRHAVAQSQAIPVLTERAKSLLNAYPWPGNVRELDNVMQRALILSDGQKIDVESLILEDIQFEHIYAEEPELPSETEEILSAVTAKDDVEEKSPEPAALGQGLKDQEQKIILEALQNCAGKRKDVAELLGISPRTLRYKLARMKEQGIALPA from the coding sequence ATGTCTCAAGGAAAATTATTAGTTGTTGAAGATGATGCTGGATTGCGTGAAGCGTTAATTGATACCTTATTATTAGCGGGTTACCACTGTGTTGAAGTGGATAGTGGAGAAGCCGCACTTATTACGCTTAATCAACAGAAATTTGATATGGTGATCAGCGATATTCAGATGGGAGGAATGTCTGGATTAACGCTGTTACAAAATATTAAAGACAAGTTTCCAACCTTACCGGTTTTATTAATGACCGCTTATGCAACGATTGATGACGCAGTGAATGCCATTCGTGATGGCGCTATTGATTACTTAGCTAAACCTTTTTCTCCTGAAGTGTTAATGAGTCAAGTAAGTCGTTATGTTCCAGTTAACAAAGTCGAGTCTTGTACACCGATTTACGGTGATGCAAGTACAGCTAAAATGTTTAAAATGGCCGAAAAAGTGGCGCAAAGTGATGCATCAGTTATGATCACCGGTCCAAGTGGTAGCGGTAAAGAGGTGTTGTCACGCTATCTTCATGATCAGTCTTCTCGCAATGAACAACCTTTTATTGCGATAAATTGTGGTGCTATTCCTGATAGCATGCTTGAATCAACTCTCTTTGGTTATGAAAAGGGCGCATTTACCGGTGCGGTACAGGCTTGTCCTGGTAAATTTGAGCAAGCACAAAATGGTACTATTTTATTAGATGAAATCACTGAAATGCCACTCGATTTACAGGTCAAGTTACTTCGTGTTTTACAGGAACGTGAGGTGGAGCGATTAGGCTCGCGTAAAACCATTAAGCTAAATATTCGAGTGCTTGCGACAAGCAATAGAGATGTGAAAAAAGCGGTTGATGAGGGCTTATTTAGAGAAGATCTCTATTACCGTTTAAATGTATTTCCTCTGCAATGGTTACCATTAAACAAGCGTCGTGGTGATATCCTTCCGCTTTCTGAACACTTACTCTCAAGGCATGCGGTTGCCCAGTCACAGGCTATTCCTGTATTAACAGAGCGAGCGAAATCACTACTCAACGCTTACCCATGGCCGGGTAATGTTCGCGAATTAGATAATGTAATGCAACGTGCACTTATTTTGTCAGATGGTCAAAAAATTGACGTAGAATCATTGATTTTGGAAGATATCCAATTTGAGCATATCTATGCAGAAGAGCCCGAATTGCCATCTGAAACCGAGGAGATACTGAGCGCAGTGACAGCTAAAGACGATGTCGAAGAAAAGTCGCCAGAGCCTGCTGCATTGGGTCAGGGGCTAAAGGATCAAGAGCAAAAAATTATTTTAGAAGCATTACAAAATTGCGCTGGTAAACGTAAAGATGTCGCTGAATTATTAGGGATCAGTCCGCGTACATTGCGTTATAAATTAGCGAGAATGAAAGAGCAGGGTATAGCTTTGCCTGCTTAA
- a CDS encoding ATP-binding protein: protein MTNYKPNLTSHNETSDLEQESFAGELTQLRAQAAYMDQLYSELPSGLIVIDGNGVIEQANRVALSLLGEPLEGLLWSDIIERSFSPKSDDGHEISLKNGRRIQLSISSLNGQPGQLILLTDLTSTRQLQEHVAKLQRLSSLGKMVASLAHQIRTPLSAAMLYGANLANKTLNESSRSRFQGKLMNRLNDLETQVNDMLLFARSGNQKIIDEVSLVSLLEEVQDASETLLQQVGGHLQCRLPDPDLLIMANKSALASAMTNLISNAVEATGKGAQLYISTQRRGNDSVEISVMDNGPGIEKEDLAKVMEAFYTTKSQGTGLGLAVVQSIAQAHKGSVEVKSEFGKGSCFTMVLPLHRVGEYRGVALNQAVGG, encoded by the coding sequence ATGACTAACTATAAGCCCAATCTAACTTCGCATAATGAGACTTCAGATCTTGAGCAAGAATCTTTTGCTGGTGAGTTAACACAGCTACGTGCGCAAGCCGCTTATATGGACCAACTATATAGTGAGTTGCCCTCTGGTCTTATCGTTATTGATGGTAACGGTGTTATTGAGCAAGCTAATCGTGTTGCATTATCTTTATTAGGCGAGCCTTTAGAAGGGTTATTATGGAGCGATATCATTGAGCGTTCATTTTCACCTAAAAGTGATGATGGTCATGAGATATCTTTAAAAAATGGGCGTCGAATTCAATTATCAATCTCTTCATTAAATGGTCAACCGGGTCAACTGATATTGTTAACCGACCTTACTTCTACGCGTCAATTACAAGAGCATGTCGCTAAATTACAACGACTTTCATCGCTGGGAAAAATGGTTGCTTCATTAGCACATCAAATCAGGACTCCTCTTTCTGCTGCTATGTTATATGGTGCTAACCTTGCTAATAAAACTCTCAATGAAAGTTCACGTTCCCGCTTTCAGGGAAAGTTGATGAATCGTCTTAACGACTTAGAAACCCAAGTCAATGACATGTTACTTTTTGCTCGTAGTGGTAACCAAAAAATAATCGATGAGGTGTCGTTGGTGTCATTACTTGAAGAGGTTCAGGATGCCAGTGAAACACTATTGCAACAGGTCGGTGGGCACTTACAGTGTCGCTTACCTGATCCTGACTTGCTGATCATGGCCAATAAAAGTGCACTAGCCAGTGCCATGACTAACCTTATCTCTAATGCTGTCGAAGCAACGGGAAAAGGGGCGCAACTGTATATCAGTACGCAGCGTCGTGGTAATGATAGTGTTGAAATTTCTGTAATGGATAATGGCCCTGGTATTGAAAAAGAAGATCTAGCGAAGGTGATGGAAGCATTTTATACCACTAAATCACAGGGTACAGGGCTTGGATTAGCGGTGGTGCAATCTATCGCACAGGCACATAAAGGTAGCGTCGAGGTAAAATCAGAGTTTGGCAAAGGCAGTTGCTTTACAATGGTTTTACCGCTACATCGGGTAGGTGAGTATCGAGGTGTCGCCCTTAACCAAGCAGTAGGAGGTTAA